The genome window gtttaaaaaaaataattaccgtaactttcggactataaaccgctacttttttacttcattttgaatcctgcggcttataatccagtgcggcctatttgttgatttatttgggttaataggtaacactttatttgacagcggtttcATACCATTGTCATAAGACGgtaataataatgacatgactcTATCATGGgcgttactgaatgcttatgttattaagtgtcatccagcaaattatgtcgctaacaccatttatgtccagcttggatcttttacatccatgcaaaagtgagataatttgccggttaACAGTAAATGACATCTGCTATAAGccttcataaatgctcatgacagtgttatgtcataattatgattgtctaatgacagtctgatggcgccactgtcaaataaagtgttaccaaataccatgactagcaaataatgaaacaactggaacagtaactgaaaaaataattatcacagaacatgaattttgattgttatgtacatctgcagcgctgcagtgcatgctaagaggaatgttggaagacaacagtgctaacagcaggtggcagcagaggtggaCTGTCTACCcctagggagcagtgatgaccaaatgaagcttcttgaagcaatgaaccaattgactgtaaagctttatggtggtggttcatttggtcttatgacagtcatatgatgatgCTGTCAAAAGAAGTGctgtatcccataatacaatgaggacagctgcggcttacagtccagtgcggcttatctatgaacaaattccatttttgtgccaaatttggtgggtagcggcttataatcaggcacgccttatagtgcgaaaattacggtaatcgggatttttttttctgggtttttttgtcgctgctcatggagactaatatatgcctaagggtgtgcctgttttggttttgggtcgctagtggctttggttttgaaaatatttgaattttaagtttttgaaaataggccccttaCGGACCGGCCCCGAGCCTCTTGTCCTGTCAACGGATAGTTAAGTCTATGCACAAGTGACACCAAATCTGCACAAAAACATAACTACCTTACAATAGTCTGAgtgaaaaattggtttcaaggaCAAGATACCTTATCAGTGTCAACTCCAGTCATGAACTCTTGCTCCACTGTTAAATTGTCAAAGAAAGCCTCAGATGCTGAAATGGACAAccccattattttttgaatgaatcaGATGTGCAAAATGAAGCTCAGCAAATGATTGTTTACGCACTTGTGATGTCCTTTATGAGTTCTGCAACGGATGTGTGGTTGGCCAGGGAGCTCCGTGCTGCCTGCATGTGAGGTAACTGGGATACAAACTGCTTAATTTCGCCAACAGTTTTAGCATTGTGTCGCTCCTGTAAATAAAGACCAACATGACATACGATCTATATTTTAGCAGCTGAACAGATGTACTAATACAATAAGAACGAACTAGAGACATTTCTACGCTTTCTAATGGAAATTGTACTCCATCTTATCTCTTAAGATAGCTATCAACTCCCCAACCATATGGATTTTTCCTCAAGACCTTTGCGATAACATGTCAGATTACAATCACATCcgattttaatttgtttaagaTGCCAAAAAGTGATGACAACATGGCGCCTAAGCAGATTTTGTTCCTATAGTGCTTAACTTCGAACACGTCAGAGTGAGTACCCAAAGCGTTTTGAAGCCAGAAGCAGGACCAACCTCAAAGGCAGCAGAAATAATTTTGGCCTTTTTACTGAGTGCCGCTCCAACAGCATTGAAGTTTTTGTCACGGATTTCGGCATAAAGTTCCTCTGCTGAGTTGAGTTGCAACTTCTTGGGCTCAGTCGGAAAATCTTTGCTTGCTTCGCCTTGTTTTTTCTGGGCAAACTTCTCTGGTGGCAACTTCACGTAACCTGCCGAAGGAAATGGAAATAACACTTAACACACAGGTAAaaagaaattttgagtgaataatattcaaaatgtcattctaACCATTATTGATTCCATAGAGCTCGTCAATGAGGCCTTCATATGTGAGCTGTGTGGCCAGTGGAGTTAGCAGGTCTACATTCCGGTCCAAGAGCAGTAATGTGTCAAACACAGGCAAGATCTGATTCTGAATACCTGCAAACTCCCTCTTCATCCTCAGCATCATGTTGGCAACATGCTgatataaaaaaaagacaataaatataattaaatacAAAATCAGATGTCTTGTTATTTAATGAACTTGGATTTCAATTTACCCACCCGTGCACACTCTCCTTTTCCATAAATCTGTGGAATAGTCCCATAAAGCGCCTGTAAAGTCATAAGACCCTTGGCTGTGTGGTAAAGGCTTGTTTGGTCGTTTTCCAAGTAGCACTCCTTTCAtaaatttcaaaacaaactgaTGTTACATTCAGGACAAAACATGAATCTTTCAGGATTTTTGAATGTTACTgaactaattttaaaaatggacTGACTGCAACCTCTAACTGAATTTCGTCAAATCTAACATGTATTGAACAAAATTCTCTAAATTTTCCACATCATTTCAATATCTAGGAGAATCATATctattttgacatatttggaagGTTATACTTTATATAATAAGCATTGGGGTACcagatttttatttcaaatacaaaGACTTGAACACACCCTGAAGGCACTTTCATATTCCATTGAAAGCAGGTCCCCGTCATATGGAATCAAGTCGAGGATATACTCATCAATGTTGATGAAGGAGCCAAGCACGCCCTGCTCCTTCAGTCGTTGTTCACAAAGCATGCTCCGGCGGGGCACAAACAGGATGTGGAAATCACGTGTCGCATGCAACTTATCTTCACTGAAAACACGGTACAAAGCATGGACAGTGATAGGTGTGTATGAGGGTGACATTGAAAGACTTTAAAGGAGTAAATTAAATACTGTTTTTGTTGTATTCATTTTGAGACACATTAAACCCACCTGAACACATTCTCAGCGATGATATCCATAAGCTCTAGCCTGGGTCGGACAAAGAAGATAATGTTTTTGACATCGGCAGATGGGAGCCGACCACTTTTGAGAGTGAACATCTTTTCCACTTCATGTTcctgaaaaaaagaacaataaaaTTATGATGCCACAAGATTAAACCAATGCaatagcagcaaaaataaaaagtgtGGAACATAAAAAGTAGTAGTAGGTTTAACaacaaaaagaacaacaaacatAGCCCAGTAGGTTaactatataaattagggctgtcaaaattatcgcgttaacgggcggtaattcattttttaaaattaatcacgttaaaatatttgacgcaattaacgcacgtgccccgctcaaacagattaaaatgacagcacagtgtcacaatgtccacttgttacttgtttttttggagttttgtcgctctctgctggcgcatgggtgcgactgattttatgggcttaagcaccgatgagcattgtgtaattattgacatcaacaatggcgggctactagttttttttttttgattgacaattttacaaattttattaaaacaacaacattaagaggggttttaatataaaatttctataacttgtactaacatttatcttttaagaactacaagtctttctatccatggatcgctttaacagaatgttaataatgttaatgccatcttgttgatttattgttataataaacaaatacagtacttatgtaccgtatgttgaatgtatatatccatcttgtgtcttatctttccattccaacaataatttacagaaaaatatggcacatttcatagatgatttgaatcgcgattaattacgattaattaacttttaagctggaattaactcaattaaaagttttaatcgtttgacagccctaatataaatacaCATGAGGATTACTAGAGTGACAaaacttttgcccggacatgtccacttttcacattctgtccgggagggtttcataaattcataaaaatgtccggatttcattatttttaacgGGACCAATAAgagtgtgttgaaattgactgacgctttgcacagaatactacggtactaTGCTGCttgtgacgtgttcccagagaatctgcccagttgttaagacttttattacaatcaatacgtatataatcaaatgctcatgtacaTGTAAAAGAGCAAGTCGATAATACCTTTAATTCTACGCTGGATACAAATTTGTGCATGCGTGCATAGTCACAGACTTGCTCTATCAAAATATATAGACATACAACTGTCAATTCTTATCCACAACCAAACCTTCGTCTCGACAGGAGCTCATATGCTATCGGTATGTTGCCTGGCatagccagactgttctcccggtatttttcaaacaccgggagaacagtctgggacccagcttctCATTGGCTTCTCGAGCTTGAACGAAAGtaaccgtgcaatcagattcgtttatttccgtgacgtgttcttgacgagcaacgtcactcttgcgtctTCACAaccacacagatggcgaacgggagagccgacaatatgttccaatccgcagtaaattcagttttaaatgaccaaaagcacatcgagtcgctaaaaccaacagtctgtcttgcgTTAGCTATGTTAAATAAACCTCTCCATTCTCCTCGTATGCATATTTCCTCGCGcaagagtttcttgtcgctttaccaacgtc of Corythoichthys intestinalis isolate RoL2023-P3 chromosome 3, ASM3026506v1, whole genome shotgun sequence contains these proteins:
- the vps33a gene encoding vacuolar protein sorting-associated protein 33A yields the protein MAAHLSYGRVNLNILREAARKELREFLDKCAGSKAIVWDEYLTGPFGLIAQYSLLKEHEVEKMFTLKSGRLPSADVKNIIFFVRPRLELMDIIAENVFSEDKLHATRDFHILFVPRRSMLCEQRLKEQGVLGSFINIDEYILDLIPYDGDLLSMEYESAFRECYLENDQTSLYHTAKGLMTLQALYGTIPQIYGKGECARHVANMMLRMKREFAGIQNQILPVFDTLLLLDRNVDLLTPLATQLTYEGLIDELYGINNGYVKLPPEKFAQKKQGEASKDFPTEPKKLQLNSAEELYAEIRDKNFNAVGAALSKKAKIISAAFEERHNAKTVGEIKQFVSQLPHMQAARSSLANHTSVAELIKDITTSEAFFDNLTVEQEFMTGVDTDKVNTYIEDRIAQKDPLNKILRLVCMQSVCNNGLKQKVLDYYKREILQTYGYEHILTLNNLEKGGLLKPQTSSRNNYPTIRKTLKLWMEDANEQNPNDISYVYSGYAPLSIRLTQVLARPGWRSIEEVLKMLPGPHFEERQQLPAGLHKKRQQGENKTTLVFFLGGVTYAEIAALRFLSQMEDSGMEYVIATTKLINGTSWIKSLMDRPEAQMN